The following are encoded together in the Bacillus cereus group sp. RP43 genome:
- a CDS encoding homoserine O-acetyltransferase, with protein MQIVKKEKFILKEFIFENGREIPVQMGYETYGTLNRERSNAILVCHYFSATSHAAGKYTAHDEESGWWDGLIGPGKAIDTNKYFVICTDNLCNVQVKNSYVITTGPKSINSETGDEYAMDFPVFTFLDVARMQYELIKDMGISRLHAVMGPSAGGMIAQQWAVYYPHMVQRMIGVITNPQNPIITSGNVAQNAIEAIQLDPNWKGGKYGEEQPTKGLHLANRMMFMNAFDEHFYETAFPRNSIEMAPYQEFSALTSFEKEINKVTCKSIDLVDANSWMYTAKAVLLHDIAHGFSSLEEALSNIEANVLMIPCKQDLLQPPRYNYKMVDILQKQGKYAEVYEIESINGHMAGALDVHLFEKKVYEFLNRKVSSFV; from the coding sequence GTGCAAATTGTAAAGAAGGAGAAGTTTATTTTAAAAGAGTTTATTTTTGAAAATGGTAGGGAAATTCCTGTTCAAATGGGGTATGAGACGTATGGTACTTTAAATAGAGAAAGATCCAATGCGATTTTGGTTTGCCATTATTTTAGTGCAACAAGTCATGCGGCAGGAAAATATACAGCGCATGACGAGGAGTCTGGTTGGTGGGATGGATTAATTGGACCTGGGAAAGCAATTGATACAAATAAATATTTCGTTATATGTACTGATAACCTTTGTAATGTACAGGTGAAAAACTCATACGTTATTACTACTGGACCAAAATCGATTAATTCAGAAACAGGAGACGAATACGCTATGGATTTCCCTGTATTTACATTTCTTGATGTAGCTCGTATGCAATATGAGTTAATAAAAGATATGGGGATTTCTAGGTTGCATGCTGTAATGGGACCGTCGGCAGGTGGGATGATTGCGCAGCAATGGGCTGTCTACTATCCTCATATGGTGCAGCGAATGATTGGAGTTATTACGAATCCGCAAAATCCAATTATAACGTCGGGCAATGTAGCACAAAATGCGATTGAAGCAATTCAACTGGATCCAAATTGGAAAGGTGGAAAGTATGGAGAAGAGCAGCCAACGAAGGGTCTTCATTTAGCAAATCGAATGATGTTTATGAATGCGTTTGATGAACATTTTTATGAAACAGCATTCCCGCGGAATAGTATAGAAATGGCACCTTATCAGGAATTTTCTGCATTAACATCATTTGAGAAAGAGATTAATAAAGTGACATGCAAAAGTATAGATTTAGTAGATGCAAATTCATGGATGTACACTGCGAAAGCAGTCTTATTACATGATATTGCGCATGGATTTTCTTCTTTAGAAGAGGCTCTTTCTAATATAGAAGCGAATGTACTCATGATTCCGTGCAAACAAGATTTACTTCAGCCACCCCGTTATAATTATAAAATGGTAGACATTTTGCAAAAACAGGGGAAATATGCAGAAGTGTATGAGATAGAAAGTATAAATGGGCATATGGCTGGGGCATTAGATGTTCATTTATTTGAAAAGAAAGTTTACGAGTTTTTAAATCGGAAAGTATCTAGTTTCGTGTAG
- a CDS encoding rhodanese-like domain-containing protein: MTEVKTITTEEVQERLENGETLFLVDVREDEEVAAGKIPEAVHIKMGDIPNKVDFFEKENEYIFICRSGMRSENVCHYLNEQGFKTVNMVGGMLQYEGETK, encoded by the coding sequence ATGACAGAAGTAAAAACAATTACTACAGAAGAAGTGCAAGAGCGTTTAGAAAATGGAGAAACATTATTTTTAGTAGATGTAAGGGAAGATGAAGAAGTAGCGGCAGGGAAAATTCCGGAAGCTGTACATATTAAAATGGGCGATATTCCAAATAAAGTAGATTTCTTTGAGAAAGAGAATGAATATATCTTTATTTGCCGTTCGGGAATGCGTAGTGAAAACGTATGCCATTATTTAAATGAGCAAGGATTTAAAACAGTGAATATGGTTGGCGGTATGCTTCAATATGAAGGTGAAACGAAATAG
- a CDS encoding spore germination protein, whose amino-acid sequence MGINMRKVKIINNTGAVNVGDCYDISPLAVAKIYAGAGGSSAAVFLNGKRQPEAVIRTSVFLPPLATSTRTLGA is encoded by the coding sequence ATGGGGATTAACATGCGTAAAGTAAAAATTATAAATAATACAGGAGCTGTTAATGTCGGTGACTGTTATGATATCTCACCTTTAGCTGTGGCAAAAATATATGCTGGTGCTGGAGGATCGAGTGCGGCTGTTTTTTTAAATGGGAAACGACAGCCAGAAGCTGTGATTAGAACATCAGTGTTTCTTCCGCCATTAGCGACGAGTACACGTACATTAGGTGCATAA
- a CDS encoding BclA-related collagen-like exosporium protein produces the protein MKERDNKGKQHSLNSNFRIPPELIGPTFPPVPTGFTGIGITGPTGPQGPTGPQGPRGFQGPMGEMGPTGPQGVQGIQGPAGQIGATGPEGQQGPEGLRGPVGATGATGLQGVQGIQGPIGSTGATGAQGIQGIQGLQGPIGATGPEGPQGIQGVQGLPGATGPQGVQGVQGLIGPQGPSGSTGGTGVTGQGVTGPTGITGSTGVTGPSGGPPGPTGPTGATGPGGGPSGSTGVTGSTGNTGATGSPGVTGATGPTGSIGATGIQGSQGIQGIQGPLGPTGPEGPQGIQGIPGPTGITGEQGIQGVQGIQGITGATGDQGTQGIQGAIGPQGVTGATGEQGPQGIQGVQGPIGATGPQGIQGIQGPMGELGPTGPEGPEGLQGPQGIQGVQGPIGPTGPQGQQGIQGPVGSVGPTGPEGQQGIQGVQGIQGPTGATGAQGIQGIQGIQGQIGPTGPEGPQGVQGPQGTIGPTGPMGPQGVQGIQGEIGATGAQGVQGPQGIQGIQGPTGVTGDTGATGATGEGTTGPTGVTGSTGVTGPSGGPAGPSGPTGPSGPTGVTGPSGGPPGPTGATGVTGATGDTGATGATGVTGATGDIGATGVTGLQGPQGIQGVQGEIGPTGPQGIQGPQGIQGVTGATGDQGPQGIQGPQGIQGPTGAQGIQGEQGPQGIQGATGATGAQGPQGIQGIQGIQGPTGPQGPTGIQGVQGEIGPTGPQGVQGLQGPQGPTGDTGATGSQGPQGIQGPTGVTGATGLQGIQGPTGATGATGSQGIQGPTGPTGAGATGATGATGVTGVSTTATYAFANNTSGTAISVLLGGTNIPLPNNQNIGPGITVSGGNTVFTVANAGNYYIAYTINLTAGLLVSSRITVNGSPLAGTINSPAVATGSFSAPIIANLPAGAAVSLQLFGLVAIATLSTTTPGATLTIIRLS, from the coding sequence GTGAAAGAGCGTGATAATAAAGGGAAACAACATTCGTTAAACTCTAATTTTAGAATTCCACCAGAACTTATTGGGCCTACTTTTCCTCCTGTTCCAACTGGATTTACGGGTATAGGGATTACAGGCCCAACAGGTCCACAAGGTCCAACGGGCCCTCAAGGACCAAGAGGATTTCAAGGTCCGATGGGAGAGATGGGACCGACAGGACCGCAAGGAGTGCAAGGGATTCAAGGGCCAGCTGGACAAATAGGAGCAACAGGACCAGAAGGACAACAAGGGCCCGAGGGATTGAGGGGACCAGTAGGAGCAACGGGAGCAACAGGTCTGCAGGGCGTGCAAGGAATTCAAGGTCCGATTGGTTCAACAGGCGCGACAGGAGCACAAGGTATACAGGGAATACAGGGATTACAAGGTCCGATTGGAGCTACTGGACCAGAGGGACCTCAAGGAATCCAAGGAGTGCAAGGGTTACCAGGAGCAACTGGCCCCCAAGGAGTTCAAGGAGTTCAAGGACTTATTGGTCCACAAGGGCCGAGTGGAAGTACAGGGGGAACTGGAGTAACTGGTCAGGGGGTTACAGGCCCAACAGGAATTACAGGTTCAACAGGGGTAACCGGTCCGTCAGGAGGACCTCCTGGCCCAACAGGTCCAACTGGTGCAACAGGGCCAGGAGGCGGACCGAGTGGAAGTACAGGAGTAACTGGATCGACAGGAAATACTGGGGCGACAGGAAGTCCAGGAGTAACTGGTGCAACAGGTCCGACGGGAAGTATAGGAGCAACTGGGATACAGGGCTCACAAGGAATACAAGGGATACAAGGGCCACTTGGACCAACAGGACCAGAAGGTCCGCAGGGGATTCAAGGTATTCCTGGTCCGACTGGAATAACAGGAGAACAAGGGATACAAGGAGTACAAGGAATTCAAGGGATAACGGGAGCGACGGGAGATCAAGGAACACAAGGTATACAGGGGGCTATAGGACCTCAAGGAGTGACAGGAGCAACAGGAGAGCAAGGGCCTCAAGGAATACAAGGAGTACAAGGGCCAATAGGAGCAACAGGTCCACAAGGAATACAAGGAATCCAAGGACCGATGGGTGAATTGGGGCCAACAGGTCCAGAAGGTCCAGAAGGACTGCAGGGCCCGCAAGGAATACAAGGAGTACAAGGTCCAATTGGTCCGACGGGACCACAGGGACAGCAAGGAATACAAGGACCAGTGGGATCGGTAGGTCCAACAGGTCCAGAAGGTCAGCAAGGTATACAGGGAGTGCAAGGTATACAGGGGCCGACGGGAGCGACAGGAGCACAAGGGATTCAAGGAATACAAGGGATACAAGGACAAATTGGTCCAACAGGGCCAGAGGGCCCACAAGGAGTGCAAGGTCCTCAAGGTACAATTGGCCCAACAGGGCCAATGGGGCCACAGGGAGTGCAAGGAATACAAGGAGAAATAGGTGCGACGGGAGCGCAAGGTGTTCAAGGTCCACAAGGAATACAAGGAATCCAAGGTCCGACGGGAGTAACAGGAGATACAGGAGCAACGGGAGCGACTGGTGAGGGAACTACAGGCCCAACGGGCGTAACAGGCTCAACAGGGGTAACAGGACCTTCCGGAGGGCCAGCAGGGCCGAGTGGTCCAACAGGTCCGTCGGGACCAACAGGAGTAACAGGTCCATCGGGTGGGCCACCTGGTCCGACAGGAGCGACAGGCGTGACGGGAGCAACCGGAGATACAGGAGCAACAGGAGCGACAGGTGTGACGGGAGCAACTGGAGATATAGGAGCAACCGGAGTGACGGGTTTACAGGGCCCACAAGGAATACAAGGTGTGCAAGGAGAAATAGGTCCAACAGGCCCGCAAGGTATTCAAGGTCCACAAGGGATACAAGGAGTAACTGGGGCGACGGGAGATCAAGGTCCACAGGGAATCCAAGGGCCACAAGGAATTCAAGGACCAACAGGAGCACAAGGAATTCAAGGAGAACAAGGTCCGCAAGGGATACAAGGAGCAACCGGAGCAACGGGAGCACAAGGCCCACAGGGAATTCAAGGGATACAAGGAATCCAAGGTCCGACCGGTCCACAAGGCCCAACTGGCATTCAAGGTGTGCAAGGGGAAATAGGTCCAACAGGTCCACAAGGTGTGCAAGGCTTGCAAGGCCCACAAGGCCCAACCGGGGACACGGGAGCAACCGGTTCGCAAGGGCCACAAGGAATTCAAGGTCCAACGGGAGTCACGGGAGCAACAGGGCTACAAGGAATTCAAGGCCCAACCGGAGCCACGGGAGCAACAGGTTCACAAGGAATCCAAGGTCCAACAGGCCCAACAGGAGCTGGAGCAACCGGAGCCACTGGAGCGACCGGGGTGACTGGAGTTAGTACAACTGCAACGTATGCATTTGCAAATAATACATCAGGAACCGCTATTTCCGTTTTATTAGGTGGTACGAATATCCCATTACCGAACAATCAAAATATTGGACCAGGAATAACCGTTAGTGGTGGAAATACTGTATTTACAGTTGCGAATGCAGGTAATTATTATATAGCCTATACAATTAATTTAACGGCAGGATTACTTGTAAGCTCTCGTATAACTGTAAATGGCAGTCCGCTTGCGGGAACGATAAACTCTCCGGCAGTGGCTACTGGTTCATTTAGTGCACCAATAATTGCTAACTTGCCTGCTGGAGCTGCTGTTAGTTTACAATTATTTGGATTAGTTGCAATAGCTACATTATCTACGACAACACCAGGAGCTACTCTCACTATTATTAGATTAAGTTAA
- the moaA gene encoding GTP 3',8-cyclase MoaA encodes MQEMVKDFFGRPLQDLRISVIDRCNFRCTYCMPAEVFGPDYAFLKDEFLLTFDEIERLAKVFVSIGVRKIRLTGGEPLLRKDLAKLIARLVKIEGLVDIGLTTNAIHLTKQAKALKEAGLHRVNVSLDAIDDDIFRNINGRNINTKPVIKGIIAAKEAGLEVKVNMVVKKGMNDHQVLPMAAYFKEQGISLRFIEFMDVGSTNGWNFDQVVTKRELIEMIHGVYPLEPAEAHYFGEVAKRYRYVGTNVEVGFITSVSESFCSSCTRARISADGKFYTCLFATEGLDIRELLRDNLSDEELLHVIQDVWMNRKDRYSDERTEESAKNRPKIEMSYIGG; translated from the coding sequence ATGCAGGAGATGGTTAAAGACTTTTTTGGACGCCCACTTCAAGATTTACGCATATCTGTCATTGATCGTTGCAATTTTAGATGTACATATTGTATGCCGGCAGAAGTATTTGGGCCTGATTATGCTTTTTTGAAAGATGAGTTTTTACTGACGTTTGATGAAATCGAGCGTTTGGCAAAAGTGTTTGTTAGCATCGGTGTAAGAAAAATTAGACTTACTGGTGGTGAGCCACTACTCCGTAAAGATTTAGCAAAACTTATTGCACGTCTCGTGAAAATTGAAGGGCTAGTAGATATAGGATTAACGACAAATGCGATTCATTTAACGAAACAAGCGAAGGCATTAAAAGAAGCTGGATTACATAGAGTAAATGTTAGTTTAGATGCGATAGATGATGATATATTTAGAAATATTAATGGTCGAAATATTAATACAAAACCTGTGATTAAGGGCATTATAGCAGCAAAAGAGGCAGGGCTTGAAGTAAAAGTAAATATGGTTGTGAAAAAAGGGATGAACGATCATCAAGTACTTCCGATGGCTGCGTATTTTAAAGAGCAAGGAATTTCACTTAGATTTATTGAGTTTATGGACGTTGGTAGTACGAATGGATGGAATTTTGATCAAGTAGTTACAAAGCGGGAATTAATTGAGATGATTCATGGAGTGTATCCGCTTGAGCCAGCTGAAGCGCATTATTTTGGTGAAGTTGCGAAACGATATCGGTATGTTGGAACAAATGTAGAGGTCGGGTTTATTACTTCTGTTTCTGAGTCGTTTTGTTCTTCTTGTACGAGGGCGAGAATTTCGGCGGATGGAAAATTCTATACTTGTTTGTTTGCGACGGAAGGATTGGATATAAGGGAACTTCTTAGAGATAATCTTTCGGATGAAGAGCTATTACATGTTATACAAGATGTATGGATGAATAGAAAAGATAGGTATTCAGATGAACGGACAGAAGAAAGTGCGAAAAATCGTCCGAAAATTGAAATGTCTTATATAGGAGGATAA
- a CDS encoding MoeB/ThiF family adenylyltransferase, giving the protein MQERYSRQMLFSGVGEEGQRKIRGKHVLVIGAGALGAANAEAIVRAGVGKITIADRDYVEWSNLQRQQLYTEEDAKHYKPKAIAAAEHLKAINSEVEIVPIVTDVTVQEMEELIKGVDLILDATDNFETRLLINDISQMYNVPWIYGGCVGSYGVTYTILPGKTPCFRCLMEHPASGATCDTAGIIQPAVQLVVAHQITEALKILVEDFEALRETMLSFDLWNNQQMAFKVNRQKKDTCLSCGKLRTYPSLTFEAQTKTEVLCGRNTVQIRPGVRQGFNLEEIKKRLQKSVDVKATPYLLSFPVEEYRFVLFTDGRAFIHGTNDMNVAKRLYARYIG; this is encoded by the coding sequence ATGCAAGAGCGATATTCAAGACAAATGTTATTTTCTGGTGTTGGGGAAGAAGGGCAACGGAAAATAAGAGGGAAGCACGTGCTCGTCATCGGTGCTGGTGCGCTCGGAGCAGCGAATGCAGAAGCAATTGTTAGAGCAGGTGTTGGAAAAATAACAATTGCTGATCGTGATTATGTAGAATGGAGTAATTTACAAAGGCAACAATTATATACAGAAGAAGATGCAAAGCATTATAAGCCGAAAGCGATAGCGGCAGCAGAACATTTAAAGGCAATTAATTCCGAAGTAGAAATTGTACCGATTGTGACTGATGTAACGGTGCAAGAAATGGAAGAGTTAATTAAAGGTGTAGATTTAATATTGGATGCGACAGATAATTTTGAAACGCGCCTTCTTATTAATGATATATCTCAGATGTATAACGTTCCATGGATATACGGAGGATGTGTTGGAAGTTACGGAGTAACTTATACAATCTTACCAGGAAAAACGCCGTGTTTTCGATGTTTAATGGAACATCCGGCGAGCGGAGCGACATGTGATACGGCCGGTATTATACAGCCAGCAGTGCAATTAGTAGTTGCACATCAAATAACGGAAGCCTTGAAAATATTAGTAGAAGATTTTGAGGCACTTCGTGAAACGATGCTATCATTTGATCTTTGGAATAATCAACAGATGGCATTTAAAGTGAATAGACAGAAAAAGGATACATGTTTATCTTGTGGAAAATTACGTACATATCCGAGTTTAACATTTGAAGCTCAAACGAAAACAGAAGTATTATGTGGACGAAATACAGTTCAAATCCGCCCAGGTGTGCGTCAGGGTTTTAATTTAGAAGAAATTAAAAAGCGCTTACAAAAAAGTGTGGATGTAAAAGCAACGCCGTATTTATTATCATTTCCAGTGGAAGAATATCGTTTTGTTTTATTTACAGATGGCAGGGCATTTATTCATGGTACGAATGATATGAATGTTGCGAAACGACTATATGCAAGATATATAGGTTGA
- the moaC gene encoding cyclic pyranopterin monophosphate synthase MoaC, with protein MSSFTHFNDQGRAKMVDISDKKITVRTAIACSSILVTKEIFDKISHNEIGKGDVLAVAQIAGIMAAKRTSDIIPMCHPLLLKGVDVSFDWKQSEEQYRLLIEVKVKTEGSTGVEMEALTAASATALTVYDMCKAVDKSMIIGETYLLEKTGGKNGDYIRNS; from the coding sequence ATGTCTTCATTTACACATTTCAATGACCAAGGACGCGCTAAAATGGTTGATATAAGTGACAAAAAAATAACCGTTCGAACAGCAATAGCATGCTCTAGCATTCTCGTTACGAAAGAAATTTTTGATAAAATCTCTCACAATGAAATTGGTAAAGGTGATGTATTAGCTGTTGCACAAATCGCAGGCATTATGGCTGCGAAACGTACTTCTGATATTATCCCAATGTGCCATCCTTTATTATTAAAAGGTGTTGATGTCTCTTTCGATTGGAAACAGTCAGAAGAACAATATCGACTACTTATTGAAGTAAAAGTTAAAACAGAAGGTAGTACCGGCGTTGAGATGGAAGCTTTAACAGCTGCTTCCGCTACCGCTCTTACTGTATATGACATGTGTAAAGCCGTTGATAAGAGTATGATTATTGGCGAAACGTACTTACTTGAAAAAACGGGCGGAAAAAATGGAGATTATATTAGAAATTCTTAA